The genomic window AAGAAGACCGGGTCCGCCGTATGTCTCTCATCAATGAATCAGGGGAGCGCTTCGTGCGCATGGCCCACCTTGCCTCGGTGGGGAGCCACGCGATCAACGGGGTTGCCGAGCTTCACAGCGAGCTCCTCAGGCGTGACCTGCTCCGCGATTTCGCAGAATACGACCCGGCTCTTTTTACGAACGTGACGAACGGGGTCACTCCCCGGCGATTTCTCCTTCTCAGCAACCCCCGCCTCTCCCGCCTTATCACCTCGGCTATCGGCGATGGATGGATCACCGATCTCCAGGAACTCAGGAAGCTCGAACAACATGTGAATGATAAAGCCTTTCTTCACAAGTGGCGGGCAGCCAAGAGGGCGAACAAAAAGGACCTTGCGGCCCTGGTGAAAGAGCGCTGCAATGTGACGATCGACCCCTCGTCCCTTTTCGATATTCAGGTCAAAAGAATCCACGAGTATAAAAGACAGCACCTCAATATTCTCCACATCCTCACTCTCTATAACCGCATCCTTGCGGACCCGGATGAGGAGATTACCCCCCGCACGTTTATTTTCGGCGGAAAAGCCGCCCCAGGGTATTATATGGCGAAGCTTATCATCAAGCTCATTCATTCGGTGGCGGACGCGGTACACGGAAATCCCGTAGTAGCGGATAGGCTGAAGGTCGTATTCTTTCCCAACTTTAATGTGAAGAACGGCCAGAAGATCTGTCCCGCCGCCGACCTTTCGGAGCAGATATCCCTTGCAGGGAAAGAGGCCTCAGGAACGGGAAACATGAAGTTCACCATGAACGGCGCCCTCACCATCGGGACCCTCGATGGGGCAAATGTGGAGATACGGGAAGAAGTAGGTTCCGAGAATTTCTTTCTCTTCGGCTTAACTACTCCGGAGGTGGCCGAGGTTCGGAGCCGCGGCTATATACCGCACTCTTATTATGAAGCCGACGGGGAGCTGAGAGCGGCAATCGATCTCATATCTTCAGGCTTCCTGTCCGGGGGTGACCCTGCGCCCTTCCAGGCCCTCGTCCAATCCCTCCTCGGCAGCGACCCCTATATGGTCCTCGCCGATTACCGGTCCTATATCGATACTCAGGACAAGGTCGGCAAAGCATTCAGGCACGGGAACCGCTGGGCGAGAACGTCCATCCTGAATACTGCCCGGGCGGGAAAGTTTTCTTCCGACAGGGCGATAAAGGAGTATGGGGAGCGCATCTGGAACGTGAGTCCCGCGGCAGCCGGCCGTCTGAATGCGCCCCCTCATCCCGCGGAGGGCCCTGTGCTCATCGGCCATAGGAAGGACATAAAAAATCTTTGACCGAATTCCACCACGTCTCTTCCTGTCTTAGGTTAGAGAAGGATGGGGACGGAGCTTACAAAAATTTTTCAGGATTTTGTAAAGAACGAGAAAACGGGCGGCTTCGTGCTCGTCTTCTCGACCCTGGCATCCATTCTTGTTACGAATACCCCGCTGGGCGTTTACTACAGGGGATTCTGGGATTACAACCTTCAGATCACGCTGCCCTTCACGACCCTGAGCCACAGCATCGCGGAGTGGATAAACGACGGGGTAATGACGGTTTTTTTTCTCCTCGTGGGACTGGAGATCGAAAGGGAGCTTTACGCCGGGGAGCTGGCACAGCCCAGAAAGGCGGTCCTCCCGGTAATGGCAGCCATTGGGGGAATGGTGGTGCCTGCCCTGATACATCTCGCTTTTAACACAGGCGCCCCTACGCAGGCGGGCTTCGCAGTTCCCATGGCAACGGATATCGCCTTTTCCCTCGGCGTCCTCTCCCTCCTCGGTCGAAGGGTCCCCGTTTCTTTGAAAGTGGTTCTCACCGCCCTCGCCATCATCGACGATCTGGGCGCCATACTCATCATCGCCTTCTTCTATGTACGGGCATTTTCATGCTTATCGTTGGCATGCGCCCTGGCCATATTCGCGCTCCTCATCGCCTTGAACAGACTGAACAACAAGATCATTTCGATCTATCTGGTCGCCGGAGTGTTTATGTGGTTCTTTATGCTGAAATCAGGAGTTCACCCCACCATCACGGGCGTATTGCTCGCCTTTGCAATCCCTTACGGCAAGGGTAATCAGTCCTCACCCTCTTACAAGGTAGAGCGGTTTCTCGACAGGCCGGTGCCTCTCATAATCGTCCCCCTTTTCGTCCTCGCCAACACGGCAATTCTTTTCTCTCCCGGCTGGTATGAAACGCTTATGGACCGTAACACGTGGGGCATTTTCCTGGGGCTCCTTCTGGGAAAACCGGTCGGTATTATGCTATTTGCCTTTCTCGCCGTAAAATTGGGTATGGGAAGGCTGCCCGGCGACCTCGGGTGGAGGCATATAGTGGGCATGGGGCTGCTGGGAGGGATCGGTTTCACCATGTCCATATTCATCACCAACCTGGCCTTCGGTGATCCGGTGTTGGTCAGAAATTCCAAAGTGGCTGTTTTAGCCGCCTCCGTGGCCGCCTCTCTTTGCGGTCTCTTTCTGCTATATTCCGCAAAACGTATACGGGTCCGGGAGGGCCGATAAAATAGTCCCTGAGGTCTCTGTTAATCGGCGCGAAGGAGGGAACTCGCCAAAGGGTCCGCACTGTGATATAGTAGGGCATCCGCCTTTTCGGGGCAGAGATAATCACCGCAGAAGGAGACGGCAGATGGTGAAATGGGACCCTGTTCGGTATGCACAATCGTCTTCCGCTCAGGTAGCCTGGGCAAAAGAGATAGTAGAAAAACTCGACCTGACGGGAAAGGAGCATATCCTCGATCTCGGATGCGGGGACGGCAAGGTGACCGTGGAGCTTCTTAGCCACGTGCCCTCAGGCTCCGTCACCGGCATGGACAGCTCCGCCGAAATGATATCTTACGCAAAGGAAACTTATCCCCCCGAGCTTTATCCCGGCCTTTCCTTTATTCAGGCCGACGCCCGCACCTTCGCCGTTGACCGGCAGGCCCACCTCGTCTTCTCGAGTGCGGCCATCCATTGGATAGACGACCAAAAGTCCGTGCTGAAACGTGTCCATGGCGCGCTCCTGACGGGCGGAAGACTCATCGCCACCACCGGGGGAACGGGAAACGCCGCGGGGATCATTGCATCGGTAACCGAGATCACGAAAAGGCCTTTATGGGCCCCTTACTTTGCCGGGTTCGAAGCCCCTTACTTTTTTCGCGGACCTGAGGAATATTTCCAGTGGCTGAGGGCCGCCCGGCTCACACCGCTAAGGGTCGCCCTCGTTGAAAAAGAGATGGTCCACAAGGACCGCGCCGGGCTTGCCGCCTGGGTGAGGACCACCTGGATGCCTTTTACCGAGAGGATACCGGAAGAGGGGCGGGAAGAGTTCATCAAGGAAGTAGTGGACTGCTATATCGACACCCATCCCGTGGACGAGACGGGCGCGACCCACGTGAAGATGGTCCGCCTCGAAGTGGAAGCGATCAAGGAATAGAAGGGATAAGGCCCGGGTTTCCGGGCCGCGAGAGCCTTCTTTAGTATTCGTACGGGGTAGGCACTTTCTTTGCCTTCTCCTGGCTCTTCCAATATTCGATACGCTCCTTCACGTACGAAAACCACCCTTCAACTTCTTTGTCGCCATAACCTTTCGCAACGAGATCCTTTTTGAATTCCGCGATGACGGGCTGGGCAGCGCTTACCCATCTGGCCGATTCCGCGTCAGTGAGAGGTACGAGCTGGCCTCCCTGGCTTTTCAGGAACTGGACCCCTTCTATCTCGATCT from Syntrophorhabdaceae bacterium includes these protein-coding regions:
- a CDS encoding glycogen/starch/alpha-glucan phosphorylase, translating into MRNIKKDNGGSNKIRSSSPLSRMRRTGTDPEVLKLDFLEHLNYTMGRTLELATLHDYYMAFAYTVRDRLLGRWLHSIKHHMNNKSRFVGYFSAEFLVGPHLENNLINLGMYDCARKALAGLHIDLKALIEAEKEPGLGSGGLGRLSACYLDSLSTLNIHAIGYGIRYEFGIFDQEIRDGGQSEKTDKWLSRGNPWEIIQPELSQEVGLGGYTEILTDEKGEYKVKWVPAKMIKGVPYDTPITGYGSLLCNTLRLWKSEAIESFDFQDFNVGNYYEAVEEKVTWETITKVLYPNDEPVTGKKLRFVQQYFFVSCSLKDMLRVFGIFGVSPQEFHDRLSIQLNDTHPSIAVAELMRLLVDEYEVDWDRAWDVTRRTFAYTNHTLLPEALETWPVSMFEEILPRHLEIIYEVNRRFLGLVRLRFPGEEDRVRRMSLINESGERFVRMAHLASVGSHAINGVAELHSELLRRDLLRDFAEYDPALFTNVTNGVTPRRFLLLSNPRLSRLITSAIGDGWITDLQELRKLEQHVNDKAFLHKWRAAKRANKKDLAALVKERCNVTIDPSSLFDIQVKRIHEYKRQHLNILHILTLYNRILADPDEEITPRTFIFGGKAAPGYYMAKLIIKLIHSVADAVHGNPVVADRLKVVFFPNFNVKNGQKICPAADLSEQISLAGKEASGTGNMKFTMNGALTIGTLDGANVEIREEVGSENFFLFGLTTPEVAEVRSRGYIPHSYYEADGELRAAIDLISSGFLSGGDPAPFQALVQSLLGSDPYMVLADYRSYIDTQDKVGKAFRHGNRWARTSILNTARAGKFSSDRAIKEYGERIWNVSPAAAGRLNAPPHPAEGPVLIGHRKDIKNL
- the nhaA gene encoding Na+/H+ antiporter NhaA — translated: MGTELTKIFQDFVKNEKTGGFVLVFSTLASILVTNTPLGVYYRGFWDYNLQITLPFTTLSHSIAEWINDGVMTVFFLLVGLEIERELYAGELAQPRKAVLPVMAAIGGMVVPALIHLAFNTGAPTQAGFAVPMATDIAFSLGVLSLLGRRVPVSLKVVLTALAIIDDLGAILIIAFFYVRAFSCLSLACALAIFALLIALNRLNNKIISIYLVAGVFMWFFMLKSGVHPTITGVLLAFAIPYGKGNQSSPSYKVERFLDRPVPLIIVPLFVLANTAILFSPGWYETLMDRNTWGIFLGLLLGKPVGIMLFAFLAVKLGMGRLPGDLGWRHIVGMGLLGGIGFTMSIFITNLAFGDPVLVRNSKVAVLAASVAASLCGLFLLYSAKRIRVREGR
- a CDS encoding methyltransferase domain-containing protein, encoding MVKWDPVRYAQSSSAQVAWAKEIVEKLDLTGKEHILDLGCGDGKVTVELLSHVPSGSVTGMDSSAEMISYAKETYPPELYPGLSFIQADARTFAVDRQAHLVFSSAAIHWIDDQKSVLKRVHGALLTGGRLIATTGGTGNAAGIIASVTEITKRPLWAPYFAGFEAPYFFRGPEEYFQWLRAARLTPLRVALVEKEMVHKDRAGLAAWVRTTWMPFTERIPEEGREEFIKEVVDCYIDTHPVDETGATHVKMVRLEVEAIKE